One window of Desulfovibrio subterraneus genomic DNA carries:
- the glgP gene encoding alpha-glucan family phosphorylase codes for MQPLKVFSVIPRLPENLHGLWELAYNLWFSWNGEIESLFAHIDQTLWRETEKNPVRFLNKLSQGTLRELARDDFYIQRLNEAVQKARNYLSRPSSPMFKEASQVNPALVYFSFEFGISSCLPIYSGGLGILAGDHLKSASDLNIPLVGVGLAYKQGYFRQYLTPDGWQQERYPDYDFEQMPIQRALTPEGQPACFMLDVGGRPLEVQIWKAQIGRITLYLLDTNTAHNPPEFKALTSRLYGGDLEMRIQQEILLGIGGMRALEVLGLFPKVIHMNEGHSAFAGLQRLRSFMQQGLSFEAAQEVAASSSIFTTHTPVPAGNDRFPMEMMRRYFEGYAREIGLAFKVFMALGRENPFNDNEDFCMTVLALKLSRFSNGVSKLHGYVSRNMWKQVWTQYPVEDVPIGAVTNGVHAPTWVAEDIGQLNDRYLGPNWREDPDCSRTWGQAMNIPDAELWRTHERLRARLIDFARMRLRKQLEAQGARRKELQHADEVLNPEALTIGFARRFATYKRANLLLKEQEKLLRLIADKKRPIQFIFAGKAHPADNGGKQLIKDLITLCRSQECRFNMVFIEDYDMEVAQHMISGCDVWLNNPRRPLEACGTSGMKAMLNGVLQFSTLDGWWDEAYKPDNSLGWAIGKGEEYSDPDYQDFVEIQTLYNVLENEIIPEFYDRGHGALPRAWIRRMKQAFVELGPAFNSHRMVTNYVHQTYVPAYENYLRLSENGFAAARELAAWRMDMMTKWSSVEIRNVQTVDAPNLYVNEKLVIEADIHLNGLPPEHILVESYFGPIKQDGSFASREIAPMTPVPDVQNVQDGWVRYRGEATPPEAGRFGYTVRAVPAHPHLLDPHSLGLIRWAQP; via the coding sequence ATGCAACCGCTCAAAGTCTTCAGTGTCATTCCCCGTCTGCCGGAAAACCTGCACGGACTCTGGGAACTCGCGTATAACCTGTGGTTTTCATGGAACGGCGAAATCGAAAGCCTGTTCGCCCACATTGACCAGACCCTGTGGCGCGAAACGGAAAAAAACCCTGTCCGTTTTCTGAACAAGCTTTCGCAGGGCACTCTGCGTGAACTCGCGCGCGACGACTTTTACATCCAGCGCCTGAATGAGGCTGTGCAAAAGGCAAGGAACTATCTCTCCCGCCCGTCTTCCCCGATGTTCAAGGAAGCCTCTCAGGTTAATCCGGCGCTTGTGTATTTCAGCTTCGAATTCGGCATATCCTCATGCCTGCCCATCTACTCCGGCGGTCTCGGCATTCTTGCGGGCGACCATCTCAAATCCGCAAGCGACCTGAACATACCCCTCGTGGGTGTGGGGCTTGCCTACAAGCAGGGCTACTTCAGGCAGTATCTCACCCCCGACGGCTGGCAGCAGGAACGTTATCCGGATTATGATTTCGAACAGATGCCCATTCAGCGCGCCCTCACACCGGAAGGGCAGCCGGCCTGCTTCATGCTCGACGTGGGCGGACGCCCCCTTGAAGTGCAGATATGGAAGGCGCAGATAGGCCGCATCACCCTGTATCTTCTGGATACCAACACGGCCCACAACCCGCCGGAGTTCAAGGCACTCACCTCCCGCCTGTACGGCGGTGACCTTGAAATGCGCATCCAGCAGGAAATTCTTCTCGGCATCGGCGGCATGCGCGCGCTTGAAGTGCTCGGCCTGTTCCCCAAGGTCATTCACATGAACGAAGGGCACTCGGCCTTTGCCGGACTCCAGCGGCTACGCAGCTTCATGCAGCAGGGACTTTCCTTCGAGGCGGCGCAGGAAGTGGCGGCATCGAGCTCCATATTCACCACCCACACCCCTGTTCCGGCCGGCAACGACCGTTTTCCCATGGAAATGATGCGCCGCTATTTTGAAGGATACGCGCGGGAAATCGGCCTTGCCTTCAAGGTATTCATGGCCCTTGGCCGCGAAAACCCCTTTAACGACAACGAAGATTTCTGCATGACCGTGCTGGCACTCAAGCTTTCCCGCTTCTCCAACGGGGTTTCCAAACTGCACGGATACGTCTCGCGCAACATGTGGAAGCAGGTATGGACGCAATATCCCGTGGAAGACGTGCCCATCGGCGCGGTGACCAACGGCGTGCACGCCCCCACATGGGTTGCCGAAGACATAGGCCAGCTCAACGACCGCTATCTCGGTCCCAACTGGCGGGAAGATCCGGATTGTTCACGCACGTGGGGTCAGGCCATGAACATTCCCGACGCGGAACTCTGGCGTACGCATGAACGCCTTCGCGCCCGGCTCATAGACTTTGCCCGCATGCGCCTGCGTAAACAGCTCGAAGCGCAGGGAGCACGCCGCAAGGAACTGCAGCATGCGGACGAGGTGCTGAACCCTGAAGCGCTTACCATCGGCTTTGCCCGACGTTTTGCCACATACAAACGTGCGAATCTGCTGCTCAAGGAACAGGAGAAGCTGCTGCGGCTCATAGCCGACAAAAAGCGCCCCATCCAGTTCATCTTTGCGGGCAAGGCGCACCCCGCCGACAACGGCGGCAAACAGCTCATCAAGGACCTCATCACGCTGTGCCGCTCGCAGGAATGCCGTTTCAACATGGTCTTCATAGAGGACTATGATATGGAAGTGGCCCAGCACATGATTTCCGGCTGTGACGTATGGCTCAACAACCCGCGCCGCCCGCTGGAAGCCTGCGGAACGAGCGGCATGAAGGCCATGCTCAACGGCGTTCTGCAGTTCAGCACGCTGGACGGCTGGTGGGACGAGGCCTACAAACCGGACAACAGCCTTGGCTGGGCCATCGGCAAAGGCGAGGAATACAGCGACCCTGACTATCAGGATTTCGTGGAAATCCAGACCCTCTACAATGTACTGGAAAACGAGATCATTCCCGAATTTTACGATCGGGGTCACGGCGCCCTGCCCCGCGCATGGATACGCCGCATGAAGCAGGCATTCGTGGAACTGGGACCGGCCTTCAACTCGCACCGCATGGTGACGAACTACGTACACCAGACCTATGTGCCCGCCTACGAAAACTATCTGCGCCTGAGCGAAAACGGCTTTGCCGCGGCGCGGGAACTGGCAGCGTGGCGCATGGACATGATGACCAAGTGGAGCTCCGTTGAAATCCGCAACGTTCAGACTGTGGACGCCCCCAATCTCTATGTGAACGAGAAACTTGTCATTGAAGCGGACATCCACCTCAACGGCCTGCCGCCGGAGCACATTCTTGTGGAATCGTATTTCGGCCCGATCAAGCAGGACGGCAGCTTCGCTTCGCGTGAAATTGCTCCCATGACCCCCGTCCCGGATGTACAGAACGTACAGGACGGCTGGGTACGGTACAGAGGCGAAGCTACTCCGCCGGAAGCCGGAAGGTTCGGCTACACGGTAAGGGCGGTGCCTGCACACCCGCACCTTCTGGACCCCCACTCGCTGGGCCTCATACGCTGGGCTCAACCGTAA